In Zingiber officinale cultivar Zhangliang chromosome 1A, Zo_v1.1, whole genome shotgun sequence, the DNA window TCAgatctcatgatgacaacactCCATACCCGAGACGGATCCAGGAATTAAAAGTGGACTGGGTTGATTCTAAGTTGATTGAGTTTGCCAAGGATATTCTAGAAGGGTCCGAGTTTACTTTACGCCACATTATCATCTTACCTTTTcctatattttattaaattttaaacaaaattatatacGAATTTATAAATAGAACTGTAaacaatttataaataaattaaaattatatttgatatatTATTTGAGATAGATTAATAACATATTTAAAATAAGATTAGAGATAAAAAttctatttgaaattaattttatctggttaattttaaaataaatatataaataattttttaatccaactagaaatataatatttttatctCAAAATTAACTACGGACTTTTACTGGacggaaattttttttatatatattctaattttctTATAGGGAAAGAATTATTGATAGAATGAATTAATGtgtctaaaatatttatataattaaatttattagttattATTATGTACGGTAGAAAGATCTTCTTCTTATGTGAGATGACCAaagttgactttgagatagaggtGTGAAATTTTTGTCAAAGGGTTCGGCTACTGTACAGTCCAGCCCTTACATAAATCCGTCCCTGCTCCATACGTTAATCACTAGATCCATTCGAGGAGACTAATTAATGtatatttatgtattatattataTACGTCCGTTTGAGAAAAATCTGAAGTCATAAGTTTCTTCATAACAGACTAACTCTCTGAGATGGCCTTCTTTAGTGTGTAATTCTTTGCAAAAGCAGTATAAAAACAACAGTTGATAAGATATTGAAGTGCCGACACGGCAACACCATGAAGTAGCAATGGACGATGGCAATGATTGTGATGATGAACGAGTTCAAAGTAGTTGCCAAACGGCATTGAGAAGAGGGCCATGCTTGTGCATAGGGTGGTGCCGAGCCAAACAGCATCGAGAAGATGACCATTTTGTACATATGCTCTTCATCCCGTCAGACGCTTTCACCAAGAACTCAAGCTGGGTAATGTTGTTGAAGTCCTCGGAACTGGCCAGGACAAAGAACTGAGGGACTTGCCATATCTTCACTACATTTCACTGTTTTGATTTTATTGTCAAAAtgcagttagctatattcagaaAACTTGACACAAGTAAATGACTGACCTTCGCTTTTCACGTGGGAATCATCCATTTCACCatttgaacctaacttaaacaaatGTCAGTTAAAGTACGCATCTATTTGACAAAGAAGACACTCAGAATTTAAGCAAAAAAAACATAACTTTATACTATTCCAACTTTATAAATTGACTATATATAATGTATATTCTTTCATCTTTTTAAGAAACAATTTTGAACCAAAGAAAACAAAATTCTCCATGAACTAACTAACCTTCACAAAGTTGTGCGCTAGTTTCATAAATTTACATGCAATCAAATATTCCAAATAGTTTATAAATCGTTACTGTTGTAGAGACTAGATCCCTTAAAGGCGTGCTACAAAACATAACCACCGCCAGTTGTAAGTATCATTGTTTCTTGTTTACCTCTTGTAGTCTTGTTCCAACCTTTCTGAACCTAATTTAACGAAAATTGGAAAAAGATATCACAACATCAACATCCAATCATCGAGCTCTGGTCACCATAAGAGCTTTCATAACAAGAGCTTCCTAAGTGACATTGGAAAACTCATGTTTCACCACTGTACTCATGTTTCATCTCAACAAGTGTTCAAATTATACATCATGTTGCTCCATTGTACGAGCATTCTTAACATAGAAATGCAATTCAAAATAGTCCAACCGAGACCTGTCGTTATTACCATAATAGCCTACATAGATAATGAGTAAGTCTACATGATAAACGCTCAAACTCTTCTATAGCTATAAATTACCTAGTATTACGTCTCAAAGAGTCAATGCATCCATTTTGATGTCGataataacagaaaataaaaacCCTCGGGCAGTAGAACAAAGCATATTGGAAAGTACCAAACAGCTTTCAGCTATACAGTTCGTTTGGCTGATAAATAGTACACTCCAATACAAAATCAGCATTACATGTATTTTTCAATCTTTCAGATTTACAAAAATATGTCAACAATCCCACCCTACGCACCATGACCGAGCAAACAAAATAAATGTCAAAATAGGGAACCTTCTGTGATGAATCTATGCTTGAGATTTGAGAACTGGATCATAAAATCATGGCAAAACCTAAGGCCTTCCTGGTTGGAAAATGGGCAGTAAATAATCAGATCACTTGGataataaaaatactaaaaatgaTAATATCatactacataaaagaacagagaTCGGCATTAATAAGATCAGAGGAGTAAAATATCAGACTACAACATAGACAACGAGAAAGACAAGATAATTGAACCTTAGATGATTTGATAAGGTGAGACAGCATGCCCCCAAAAACAATATACATTGATTCCATGTAATGAGGGAATCTAAGTTGTTAGAGTAATCAACAAAAACGTGTTCTCTAGTTAAGCATGAGTACAATAAATATGGTTCCAAACAAGTTGGGAAACACGATATTGCTGGCAACAATAGAATCACATTATGTTTGTCAAGATGGCAGGTAATGCAATAAGAATAAGTAGTTGCACATGTGAAATTGATGGGTAAAACAAAGAGCATCAAACTAGGCTTGACTCACTCAAACTTGTGTGAGAAAAAGTGATCTCTGTACGAGTAGCAAAGGTGTAACCTTAACCAGATTGGTTAAATAATCCAATGCTCTGAAGCTCCAGTATACCATAATTTTACTCTGCTGTAGCATAATTTAGACGAGTTTGCACAGATGATTGAGACGCGGATAAATATTTAATGGCCATCTGATGCTCCTTGGTATTACAGATATGCCTAGCATATTTTCCattgaagaaaataacttatgaTTTCATTAAAACGCAAGAGAATAGTTACAGCTACCACTAGCTATTTACATTTGGGAAAATACAGCTCCAGAAGCTTAAGACAAGCAATTCATCCTTTGGAACATCAGCAATTTCAGAAGATTCCAGAAATGCAAACATGGATAACATTGATGATATCCAGATATATTTTGGTAACATTCATCTACTAATATTTTCAGTTAGttcaaacattttaaaaattgtttatacCTGATAATGAAAGACACCATACCAAGCTctgttgttttttattttttcatcatggCATATCAACAATCACATCTGCTCCAAGAACCAATTTTACTACCCACAGATAGAGGCATTTACGTAATCAAGTGGTCAAGATCTGAGTTACACGGTTCACATCCCAAATGCTCGGCTGTATAGATCACTTGCACTTGGCATGTGGAACTTGTTTTCAGGAGTGCTTTTGTAGTAGTCATTGAGCCCAATTCTTTCATTCCTGAAGACATCACCCATGCCCATGTCAGCAACAGTATGCAAATTATTCCAGGAATCCCAATGGCTATTTGGGTAAAGTGGATTTCTTGGTTGCTGGTGCGACAACTGTGCAAGAGGAGAAAACCTTGTATGACTTTGTGCTAAAAGTCTAGATGCAGCAAAAGCATCATTTAGTGGCCAGAATGTTTCTTCCATTTCTGGTATCCTCATGTTTTGATGAGAAGAAATCATCTGCTGTGACAGCAGGTGAAACCTTGGGTCATTATCAGAAGTGACAAATTGTGCAGGAAATGATGACTTCAATCCCAATGTTGAGTTATTTGGTTCAACAGTTATCCGGCTCTTGCCAACAGCCAATATTGCAGGATCTATAAACTCCACATCACCAGAATGACTAACTGAATGCGATTGATAATGATTTTCACCTGAAATGGAACCAAGCCAACGATTTACACAccataaaaatatcaaaaacacACGATAGCAAAATGTACAAACCTGAGTAGGCACCATCATAAGTCTGGTTAAATCTGGTTTGAGAAGAAAACCCTGGAGGAGGTGCTCTGCTTGGAGCAGAGAATCCAGGTGGAACAGCAATCTTGGCCCTTGAAACACCTTCCAAAAAAGGGCTTTCAGTATGTAAATTAAAAACATGAAAGACACAAGTTTAGCAGAAAGGCTACCAAGCATTTGCTACAATCAAGTGAACTTTTCCTTGCATTTGAAAATAAAATGCTGAACAAATCACTTTTCGAAAGGGGATACAAGGATCAGACAGAATGGAGATGTGGAAACAGGCTAGTCAAAGCCATTTATAGGCACCACTAGTCCAGGTGTACCCCATAGATAAAAACAGATCAAACATCAAAGTCAAATCCTTGTATGCATATTTGCTTCAAGAATTACATTAAAATTGATTAGTGTATAACATAGCCTTGACCTCTAAAACAAGCATACAAATCTTGGTTTTTTCAGCAAGTAGCAACCATAAATACCTTAGTTTTCAATGATGATGAAGGTactaaatatacatttcaaatgAATCCTAACAATCCATTTTGGATGGAGCCTAAAAGCAATGCAAGAAACATATTCTCAAAGGAAATGATAACAATACACTCCTTcactatacttccagttcttttcAAGGTTGCAAAGAAGAGTTGCAGAAGCAAaattgataaagttttatcttaaCTGATACTGTTTCCTTGTTCAGCTTTGAAAAACAGGCAATAATATTAGAGCTTCACAAAATTGCAGTTTCAGAGAATCCCATATCCTAAAAACCTTAAAATTCCAAAACACTGAAAGCAAAATGCATTAACCGCATCTGACACACGGTGCCTGAATAACAATCATTCTAGTTCATTATGGTGCTTCCTAagccacacacaaaaaaaaaatcttccatttcaaacaattaaaaaaaagaaaatggatatatatatatacatacagaTATTATAAAACTGAAGTCTAAATTGGGTGCTGCATCAAGTCAGCTGGAATATTACAGCTAACCAAGTTAACAATCATAAAAGTATATACCACAGATTTTACTGTGTTAGATTAACGTATAATTAGATGTCCTAGGTTGCTTGAGAATTCAACCATGCATACACCAAAGACACTGTTCTCTCATGTACGCCTCCATAGCAATCATGTACTCACATGGGGAGGAAGTAGACAATGTCATAAAAGGTGGACACACAATGCAGATTTCAGACACTAAAAAAGCAAAAAAGCTAAAGGAATCTTAGACAAACATCATTGACCCTACTGCAAGGCTTACAGTCATGAAAATTTGTTGGCATATGGTTGTGCATGTAGCCATTCAGAATAATGCTGTCTAATCAGAAGGCACTTAAGTATGAACATAGTCTATTACGCCCAAATCAAAACTAGGTAAGGAGCATTAGAACAGAACAAACAAAAGTTAAATGGGAAGCTAACAAGAATGACAACCCTGGATATAGTCTCAAATATTACATAcagtaagttaaaaaaaaaaacattaaatacTCTTACCACTCCTATTAGAATCATCAAAATTTTGGTCAATGGAAGGACCTGCATAATCGTTGACTTGAAAATCACTGTAAAAACTATCTTGGTACGAGTTCTGTGATGAGGAACAAAGTTTCTGCACATAATTAGATTCTCCAATGGGAGTTTCTAGAAGACTTGATTGATTTTCTTGCCTGGCAAAAGAAAATCTAGACTGATTATTGGTTGCACTTCTTGATGAACTTGATAAGCTAAATGATCCATCTTGCTTTTTTGTTTCACCCAGCAACTTAGCCAAAGAGTTAGCAGGTGATACTGATTCGTCCCATGGATCAAAGTCTAATGACAAAATATCTGATATGATGCTGCTCTCTCCTGTTTTATCTACAAAGGCATCCTTGACAGTGTTAGTTGTAGCACTCCTACCTAGAGGTCGCACACTCTCTTTGTTGAAGTTGAACTCGGAACTCCCTGAATCATTCCTGCTCAAGGAGTTTATGCATACATCAACTATTTGAGCTCCATTATGTACAGCAGAATCTTGTTCTCCCAAGGAACAATTGGTATCAATATCCACAGAACTCTCACCACCTGGTCCTTGCTTATTGCCAAGTCCATTCCACAAGGAAGTAGAACTTAAATGGCTTGTATTATTATCCTGGTTATTTAAAGAATGCAAAGAGTGGTTCTGCTCTTTCAATGGATTATCCATCTCATTCATCGCAGATATCAACTGTTGCCCTTGGGGATCATTGCTCCAATCCGATGACTCACCCATGTTCAAGGCTACAGGCTCTGAATTAAAATCTCGACTCCGGGTCAAAACAACTGAAGAGAGATTAGAGGCTAAGGTCTGATGTTGACCAATATTTATCTGTTTCATTGTCGAGCTATCCGAGCTATCAGATGAAGATCCTAAGACCAAGCTATGTACATCACCATTGATGATAGCTGAATCATGCTTAACTACAACAGGATCAGAATTGCTAAGCTGTCTAACATTACATTTAAGCATAGTGCTATTTCTCAGCATCATCTCACCACTGCTTAAATCTATGATGTTTTCCCTATCTTCAAGTGCTTCAACAAGAGGGCTTGATAAGCAACTTGAAGAAACCTGGGAAACATCTGTTGTCTCCAGGACAACCTGGGTTGGCAAATGTGATAAAGATGTAGGTTGCTGTCGGCCAGTGTTCAATTTTATAGAATCCAGACCAATGGATCTGTCATCCAAATCTTCCCTGTCTTCCTTGGGCTTCGGTGTGATAATGGTATCATCATCCCATGCAGATACTAATGGATAATCACTTTCAAAAACTGCAGCCAACGATTTAGACAGTCTTGAATCTAGCCAGTTATCAAGTTGTAATTTCTCTGATGGTGATAATACGGCATCAGCTACATTTCTTTCAGGTACCTTTGAAGTTGTAATCACTTCATCAAGATTTTCTGAAGGTTGAATTGGACTTTTCATCAGTGGAGAAGGCAAAGTAGAACTTTTGCTAGTCTCTACGTTTTGTCTGGCAAAAGTTTGAGAACATTGCGCGTTTGAAGTTATTCGACAATTCAAACCACGAAGACCCCTACAAGTGGTCAGAATATTAGTTAAAAAGATCCTTTCTCACATGTGAAGTTAAAAGCAATATACCATGAAGCAGCTGCTGGTAAACCATTGAATTTTCCAAGACTGCTATTGGGAGGAGAACCTTTGACCTGGCAGGGAGCATTATGCATGAATacctaatttgaaaaataatgagagagaaaaacAAAAGGCATAAGGTGGAATTGGTCTCCTAGAAGATAGCAGCAGTTCTTGTTTAAACAAGTGCATCTACTACTAAAGACTATATGCTTACATTAGAGGAACCTTTGACTGGATGCTTGTCCGAGCCTGTTCCATTAATACTGACATCATCCACTGGAGGAGGCAACAAATTTCCAGACCGTCGCTGTGAATTGTTTAAAGTAGTTTGTGGAACCCTGCTCCTGCAATGACATAAGTTAAACTAATTAATGGATTATTAACTACAGCAATACAAAAAAGTTTATAAACAGACACTAGAGCATGAgtgaaacaaaacaaaaaaagtaTGCTCAAGAAGAAAAAACAAAGGAAGTAGTTGGCTTGCCTCTAATATATGTAAAGGGCCCAAGGTAAAACACAAGTAGAAGCTTATTTATACAATTGAATATTTTTAGTGTATTCTTAGTATGCCCTTCAATAATCAACAGGCACTTGAGTATGACTTAACGGGCTGAAACAATAATGTAGTGTAGATAAATGTAGGTACTCGAGTATGACTTCCCAGGCTGATACAATAATATAGTGTCGATAAATGAATTCTTAGGGTTAGCAAGCAGCAAATACCTAGCATCCAATGCATAGAGTACCGGATTACCTTGATATAGAATTGATGCCAATGGctttaaaaaaattcaagaacACATGAAATGTACCTAATCAGTCTTTAACATCTCATAAGCCATATGGTACTAGAAAAAACACTGATATCCTACATTTCCACCTCGACTAACCTACTTGTGAATACTGACCATTAAAAACTAAGGATGATGCATACAAAAGTTTGTCTGAAGGTAAAATAGCAGGCACACAGGAGAATTGAACCAGGTGGCATATCATTGAAAGGTTGAATAACACAATCATGCAATATTTGGAATTGTACCTCAAAACACTATATCTAGATATTAGTTAGTGATATACAAGGACTAGTAGGTATGGTTAAAGGCAGACTAGCTATTGGGGACCATTGTCAGATCAAATGGTAAATCAATGGTTAGCACATATAGGCGCATACAATTCTGTTTCACTTTATGGTCTTGCTCATGCATCTCAACCAGGATACGTACTGGATCTGAATCCCTGAGGATGACAATCTACTACCTTATAACCCCTTTCATATAATGTGTGGTCGCAATAAACAGATTATTAAATTCACATAGTTAAACCAAGTGATCCACCAAGTTGCTTATGGCTCAATGATGATCTACCAAAATAACCTGTATAAATTTGATACAAAAATTCAAGATATAAGAAAGAGAATAAAACTTAACATGGTTCTTCACTTGCCGATTAGAAGCTAATTGAAATCAAAACCAGAAGGAATAGGCTGATGCGGAACAGAATTAACTAATTTATGTTAATTCCAAAAACCTGGCGCCAATTAAGAAAAAATGAAGGCAACTAAAAAAATGAGGTTAGAATGAAAACAGTTGCAAAGATAACTAATTGTTTAACCTGTttgatatataaaataattaaggcTGAGGTAAAACTGAAGGCAATGGTAAAGTTGCTTCCGTATGACCTTGTGGTCACAGGTTTGAGTTGCAAAATCAGCCTCTTGCAATGCAGGGTAAGGTTGCATATAATAGACCTAATGTGGTCTGCCCTTCCCTAGGACCCCGCATTGATAGGAGCTTCGTTAGTAACTCCATACATCAACTACTACACACTATCAATTGAGTGATTAATGATGCATGTTGTAGTAAGATACACATTTATTAAATCCATGGGTTCAATCACAACACACAATCGCCTCTTTATACCGAGAGATCAAGAATTAAAAGTTCATGCAAATTTTGAAGGGGAGAAATACCTAGTATATGCTGAAATTGTCTCATCTTTTGTAAAGCTATCCTCTTGGCTCCCTACGTCATGCAAATACAGACAATCGGGATTGCTGCAGGTCTGAATCAAAAACAAACTCAGCTTATAAAAATTCTGCAGATAGACGAGCAGATAAATATATAACCTGTGAGAGGACAAAAGGAGATGCTACATACCAAGTTCCTCAACCATGCACGGCAATATTTTGTGGTACCAAAGCATGCTCTAAGAAAATCAAGTGTCACAGAATAAGAATTCTAAACAATAAGTTCAAGAAATCAGAGGTCAGGTTATGTGCTTACCTCAAGGTTTTACCTTCTAAAACATAATTGTGTGCTGCTTGTATGCATTGAACtgcttcttcctctttggcatATGTGATATACCTAAACATTAACCATTACATGAAAGGGTTAAAGCACTTCACACTAAAAAGAGGATGAAAAAATGCATGCTTGAAAC includes these proteins:
- the LOC122015292 gene encoding uncharacterized protein LOC122015292 isoform X2: MSDDGERTCPLCAEEMDLTDQQLKPCHCGYEICIWCWHHIIEMAEKDDTEARCPACRTPYDKDRVLKVAAATSERIIAEVYSEKKQRSHKTKAKISAEVMKHLSGVRVMQKNLVYVTGLPGNLCDESILERKEYFGQYGKVLKVSISRPAGTAPQKTFGVYITYAKEEEAVQCIQAAHNYVLEGKTLRACFGTTKYCRAWLRNLTCSNPDCLYLHDVGSQEDSFTKDETISAYTRSRVPQTTLNNSQRRSGNLLPPPVDDVSINGTGSDKHPVKGSSNVKGSPPNSSLGKFNGLPAAASWGLRGLNCRITSNAQCSQTFARQNVETSKSSTLPSPLMKSPIQPSENLDEVITTSKVPERNVADAVLSPSEKLQLDNWLDSRLSKSLAAVFESDYPLVSAWDDDTIITPKPKEDREDLDDRSIGLDSIKLNTGRQQPTSLSHLPTQVVLETTDVSQVSSSCLSSPLVEALEDRENIIDLSSGEMMLRNSTMLKCNVRQLSNSDPVVVKHDSAIINGDVHSLVLGSSSDSSDSSTMKQINIGQHQTLASNLSSVVLTRSRDFNSEPVALNMGESSDWSNDPQGQQLISAMNEMDNPLKEQNHSLHSLNNQDNNTSHLSSTSLWNGLGNKQGPGGESSVDIDTNCSLGEQDSAVHNGAQIVDVCINSLSRNDSGSSEFNFNKESVRPLGRSATTNTVKDAFVDKTGESSIISDILSLDFDPWDESVSPANSLAKLLGETKKQDGSFSLSSSSRSATNNQSRFSFARQENQSSLLETPIGESNYVQKLCSSSQNSYQDSFYSDFQVNDYAGPSIDQNFDDSNRSGVSRAKIAVPPGFSAPSRAPPPGFSSQTRFNQTYDGAYSGENHYQSHSVSHSGDVEFIDPAILAVGKSRITVEPNNSTLGLKSSFPAQFVTSDNDPRFHLLSQQMISSHQNMRIPEMEETFWPLNDAFAASRLLAQSHTRFSPLAQLSHQQPRNPLYPNSHWDSWNNLHTVADMGMGDVFRNERIGLNDYYKSTPENKFHMPSASDLYSRAFGM
- the LOC122015292 gene encoding uncharacterized protein LOC122015292 isoform X1 yields the protein MSDDGERTCPLCAEEMDLTDQQLKPCHCGYEICIWCWHHIIEMAEKDDTEARCPACRTPYDKDRVLKVAAATSERIIAEVYSEKKQRSHKTKAKISAEVMKHLSGVRVMQKNLVYVTGLPGNLCDESILERKEYFGQYGKVLKVSISRPAGTAPQKTFGVYITYAKEEEAVQCIQAAHNYVLEGKTLRACFGTTKYCRAWLRNLTCSNPDCLYLHDVGSQEDSFTKDETISAYTRSRVPQTTLNNSQRRSGNLLPPPVDDVSINGTGSDKHPVKGSSNVFMHNAPCQVKGSPPNSSLGKFNGLPAAASWGLRGLNCRITSNAQCSQTFARQNVETSKSSTLPSPLMKSPIQPSENLDEVITTSKVPERNVADAVLSPSEKLQLDNWLDSRLSKSLAAVFESDYPLVSAWDDDTIITPKPKEDREDLDDRSIGLDSIKLNTGRQQPTSLSHLPTQVVLETTDVSQVSSSCLSSPLVEALEDRENIIDLSSGEMMLRNSTMLKCNVRQLSNSDPVVVKHDSAIINGDVHSLVLGSSSDSSDSSTMKQINIGQHQTLASNLSSVVLTRSRDFNSEPVALNMGESSDWSNDPQGQQLISAMNEMDNPLKEQNHSLHSLNNQDNNTSHLSSTSLWNGLGNKQGPGGESSVDIDTNCSLGEQDSAVHNGAQIVDVCINSLSRNDSGSSEFNFNKESVRPLGRSATTNTVKDAFVDKTGESSIISDILSLDFDPWDESVSPANSLAKLLGETKKQDGSFSLSSSSRSATNNQSRFSFARQENQSSLLETPIGESNYVQKLCSSSQNSYQDSFYSDFQVNDYAGPSIDQNFDDSNRSGVSRAKIAVPPGFSAPSRAPPPGFSSQTRFNQTYDGAYSGENHYQSHSVSHSGDVEFIDPAILAVGKSRITVEPNNSTLGLKSSFPAQFVTSDNDPRFHLLSQQMISSHQNMRIPEMEETFWPLNDAFAASRLLAQSHTRFSPLAQLSHQQPRNPLYPNSHWDSWNNLHTVADMGMGDVFRNERIGLNDYYKSTPENKFHMPSASDLYSRAFGM
- the LOC122015292 gene encoding uncharacterized protein LOC122015292 isoform X3, with amino-acid sequence MKHLSGVRVMQKNLVYVTGLPGNLCDESILERKEYFGQYGKVLKVSISRPAGTAPQKTFGVYITYAKEEEAVQCIQAAHNYVLEGKTLRACFGTTKYCRAWLRNLTCSNPDCLYLHDVGSQEDSFTKDETISAYTRSRVPQTTLNNSQRRSGNLLPPPVDDVSINGTGSDKHPVKGSSNVFMHNAPCQVKGSPPNSSLGKFNGLPAAASWGLRGLNCRITSNAQCSQTFARQNVETSKSSTLPSPLMKSPIQPSENLDEVITTSKVPERNVADAVLSPSEKLQLDNWLDSRLSKSLAAVFESDYPLVSAWDDDTIITPKPKEDREDLDDRSIGLDSIKLNTGRQQPTSLSHLPTQVVLETTDVSQVSSSCLSSPLVEALEDRENIIDLSSGEMMLRNSTMLKCNVRQLSNSDPVVVKHDSAIINGDVHSLVLGSSSDSSDSSTMKQINIGQHQTLASNLSSVVLTRSRDFNSEPVALNMGESSDWSNDPQGQQLISAMNEMDNPLKEQNHSLHSLNNQDNNTSHLSSTSLWNGLGNKQGPGGESSVDIDTNCSLGEQDSAVHNGAQIVDVCINSLSRNDSGSSEFNFNKESVRPLGRSATTNTVKDAFVDKTGESSIISDILSLDFDPWDESVSPANSLAKLLGETKKQDGSFSLSSSSRSATNNQSRFSFARQENQSSLLETPIGESNYVQKLCSSSQNSYQDSFYSDFQVNDYAGPSIDQNFDDSNRSGVSRAKIAVPPGFSAPSRAPPPGFSSQTRFNQTYDGAYSGENHYQSHSVSHSGDVEFIDPAILAVGKSRITVEPNNSTLGLKSSFPAQFVTSDNDPRFHLLSQQMISSHQNMRIPEMEETFWPLNDAFAASRLLAQSHTRFSPLAQLSHQQPRNPLYPNSHWDSWNNLHTVADMGMGDVFRNERIGLNDYYKSTPENKFHMPSASDLYSRAFGM